The Propionispora hippei DSM 15287 genome has a segment encoding these proteins:
- a CDS encoding peptidase U32 family protein encodes MKTPELLAPAGNLEKLKMALLYGADAVYMGGKAFGLRAFGGNFDDNELQEGVRFAHSLNKKAYVTVNIFPHNDDLVDLPDYIKYLAEISADAAIVSDLGVFRLFRNIAPDIELHVSTQANNVNWSSVLAWQELGASRVVLARELSFGEIALIRSRTQVELEAFVHGAMCISYSGRCLLSNYFTERDANRGACSQPCRWKYALMEEKRPGQYFPVEEDERGTYIFNSKDLCLVPHIPELVEAGVDSLKIEGRMKSVHYVATVAKVYREALDCFAADPDHFVMQPEWLEELNKVSHREYTTGFYFNKTTSDDQIYGSSSYTQTHDFIGLIKEYQPERRMAVIEQRNHMKVGDEIEIAQPGQRNFTQRIERMCDAEGNEIMAAPHPQQIITIPVREPVLPYGMLRRRIGEA; translated from the coding sequence TTGAAAACACCAGAGCTGTTAGCTCCGGCAGGAAATCTAGAAAAGTTGAAAATGGCGCTGCTCTATGGTGCTGATGCAGTTTATATGGGTGGGAAGGCCTTTGGACTTAGAGCGTTTGGCGGCAATTTTGATGATAATGAATTACAAGAGGGAGTCAGATTTGCCCATAGTTTAAATAAGAAAGCTTATGTAACGGTTAATATTTTTCCCCATAATGATGATTTAGTCGATTTACCTGATTATATAAAATATCTGGCAGAGATCTCGGCTGATGCGGCAATTGTATCTGATTTGGGCGTTTTTCGCTTGTTCCGAAATATCGCGCCGGACATAGAACTGCATGTCAGTACACAAGCCAACAATGTGAATTGGTCATCCGTACTGGCCTGGCAGGAGCTGGGAGCCAGCCGGGTCGTACTGGCACGGGAACTGTCTTTTGGCGAAATTGCGCTGATTCGTTCCCGGACCCAGGTTGAACTGGAGGCGTTTGTGCATGGTGCTATGTGCATTTCTTATTCCGGACGTTGTTTATTAAGTAACTATTTTACAGAACGTGATGCCAACCGCGGTGCGTGTTCCCAACCTTGCCGCTGGAAATATGCCCTGATGGAAGAAAAGCGTCCGGGGCAATATTTTCCAGTGGAAGAAGATGAACGGGGAACCTATATTTTTAATTCCAAGGATTTATGCCTCGTTCCACATATTCCTGAATTGGTGGAGGCCGGAGTGGATAGCTTAAAAATAGAAGGCCGCATGAAAAGTGTTCACTACGTTGCTACCGTAGCGAAGGTCTATCGGGAAGCGTTAGACTGTTTTGCAGCTGATCCCGATCATTTTGTCATGCAGCCGGAATGGTTGGAGGAATTGAACAAAGTATCGCACCGGGAGTATACTACTGGCTTTTACTTTAATAAAACTACTTCTGACGATCAAATCTACGGGTCTTCTTCTTATACCCAGACTCATGATTTTATCGGGCTAATTAAAGAGTATCAGCCTGAACGGCGGATGGCTGTCATTGAACAGCGTAACCACATGAAGGTAGGCGATGAAATCGAAATTGCCCAGCCCGGACAGCGTAATTTTACGCAAAGAATTGAACGCATGTGTGACGCAGAAGGCAATGAAATTATGGCTGCGCCTCATCCCCAACAAATTATTACCATTCCGGTCCGCGAGCCGGTTTTGCCGTATGGTATGTTGCGGCGCAGGATAGGTGAAGCATGA
- a CDS encoding DUF4911 domain-containing protein, whose translation MKEKEVILIKVEPCNINYVNRIMEGYEYLGVVTTVSPAEGKLMVRVTSDTYHEVEEILKKLPIRLEFV comes from the coding sequence ATGAAGGAAAAAGAAGTCATTTTGATAAAAGTAGAGCCCTGCAATATAAATTATGTTAATCGTATCATGGAAGGCTATGAGTACTTGGGTGTGGTAACAACGGTTAGCCCGGCAGAGGGGAAACTGATGGTCCGGGTTACCTCTGATACTTACCATGAGGTTGAGGAAATATTGAAAAAACTGCCCATAAGGCTAGAATTTGTCTGA